In one Juglans regia cultivar Chandler chromosome 11, Walnut 2.0, whole genome shotgun sequence genomic region, the following are encoded:
- the LOC118349876 gene encoding uncharacterized protein LOC118349876, whose translation MAEFSEFIFDLDLMDLSLVGSEYTWSNSRIWSKLDRLLVSPSWEAHYPKVSQKMLARVSLDHFPILLDCGGIQRGRRYFKFENMWLKANGFVELELKGKELLGDGLEEVFFRKATVVTELERVLFSVERSWRQKSRALWLKEGDRCTKFFHKVVNSHRRNNAIESLHSGTQVLSSPPKLANHIAHYYGTLLIESATLRPKLDALSFEAIDPQNVSVLERPFDEKEIFKVISSMAKDKAWSPDGLSMGFFQTCWDVVKGEVLLVFSEFHTF comes from the exons ATGGCGGAATTCTCTGAGTTCATCTTTGACCTGGACCTTATGGACCTTTCCTTGGTGGGTAGTGAGTACACATGGTCTAACAGCCGGATTTGGTCGAAATTGGATAGATTGCTTGTCTCGCCGTCATGGGAAGCCCATTATCCGAAAGTAAGTCAGAAAATGTTAGCTCGAGTCAGTTTAGATCATTTTCCCATTCTCttagattgtgggggcattcaGAGGGGTCgccggtatttcaagtttgagaacatgtggcttAAAGCGAATGGGTTTGTAGAGTTG GAGTTAAAGGGTAAGGAACTATTGGGAGATGGATTGGAGGAGGTGTTTTTTAGGAAGGCCACGGTTGTGACAGAGTTGGAAAGGGTTTTGTTCTCAGTAGAGAGATCATGGCGCCAAAAATCCagagccctttggttgaaagagggtgataggtgtacgaagttCTTCCACAAAGTGGTAAATTCACATCGGCGTAACAATGCTATCGAGTCGCTTCATTCAGGTACTCAGGTGCTATCCTCGCCCCCTAAACTAGCAAATCATATTGCACATTATTACGGGACTCTTCTCATCGAATCGGCAACTttgaggccgaagcttgatgccttatcttttgaggcaattgaTCCGCAAAATGTGAGTGtcttggagagaccttttgatgAAAAAGAGATTTTCAAGGTCATATCTAGTATGGCTAAAGATAAAGCGTGGAGTCCGGATGGTTTatcaatgggtttcttccaaacttgttgggatgttgTGAAAGGTGAAGTCTTGCTGGTGTTCAGTGAATTTCACACTTTTTAG